In Carya illinoinensis cultivar Pawnee chromosome 9, C.illinoinensisPawnee_v1, whole genome shotgun sequence, the following are encoded in one genomic region:
- the LOC122276167 gene encoding protein BUD31 homolog 2 isoform X2 yields MPKVKTNRVKYPEGWELIEPTLRELQAKMREAENDPHDGKRKCEALWPIFKIAHQKSRYIFDLYHRRKEISKELYEFCLDQGYADRNIIAKWKKPGYERLCCLRCIQPRDHNFATTCVCRVPKHLREEKVIECVHCGCKGCASGD; encoded by the exons ATGCCAAAGGTGAAAACAAACCGTGTTAAATACCCAGAGGGCTGGGAATTAATTGAGCCTACTCTTCGTGAACTGCAAGCAAAGATGAGAGAAG CTGAGAATGATCCACATGATGGTAAAAGAAAATGTGAGGCATTATGGCCTATTTTTAAAATAGCACATCAGAAGAGTCGCTATATTTTTGACCTTTACCACCGGAGAAAAGAAATATCCAAGGAGTTGTATGAATTCTGTCTGGATCAAGGCTATGCTGACCGCAATATAATTGCAAAATGGAAAAAG CCGGGTTATGAACGTCTCTGCTGCTTAAGATGCATTCAACCACGGGATCATAATTTTGCTACCACGTGCGTGTGCCGAGTGCCAAAGCATCTGAGAGAGGAGAAGGTTATTGAGTGTGTCCATTGCGGTTGTAAGGGCTGTGCAAGTGGGGATTAA